Proteins from a genomic interval of Candidatus Kuenenbacteria bacterium HGW-Kuenenbacteria-1:
- the holA gene encoding DNA polymerase III subunit delta — MFIFLYGEDSFRSKEKLKELIKKFQKEIDFSNSNILIFEGEKIDINKLEQAILTDGFLAKKRMIIIKNLFSQCQNDKFLEKILNILNQENENILIFWEKEKIDIKNNIKKKIFEKLKKEKFTWEFSILIGIKLKDWVKKRIENQGAKIENQALENLIIMVSSDLWRMSNEINKLCTYKLGEVIYKEDVDLLVAKKINENIFNLVDALGNKNKILALKLINDQLKTNNSVYYLLAMIIRQFRILLQIKDLSLKNESANWRTQLKLHPFVIQKASIQANKYSFDQLKNIYQQLLEIDIQLKTSQINSKILLNLFIQNL; from the coding sequence ATGTTTATTTTTTTATATGGAGAAGATTCTTTTCGATCAAAGGAAAAATTAAAAGAATTGATAAAAAAATTTCAAAAAGAAATTGATTTTTCTAATTCAAATATTTTAATTTTTGAAGGAGAAAAAATAGATATAAATAAATTAGAGCAAGCCATTTTAACAGATGGGTTTTTGGCTAAAAAAAGAATGATTATTATAAAAAATTTATTTAGCCAATGTCAAAATGATAAATTTTTAGAAAAAATTTTAAATATATTAAATCAAGAAAATGAAAATATTTTAATTTTTTGGGAAAAAGAAAAAATAGATATAAAAAATAATATTAAGAAAAAAATATTTGAAAAATTAAAAAAAGAAAAATTCACATGGGAATTTTCTATATTAATTGGAATAAAATTAAAAGATTGGGTAAAAAAAAGAATAGAAAATCAAGGAGCTAAAATTGAAAATCAAGCCTTAGAAAATTTAATTATTATGGTAAGTAGCGATTTATGGCGAATGTCAAATGAAATTAATAAACTTTGTACTTATAAATTAGGGGAAGTTATTTATAAAGAAGATGTAGATTTATTGGTTGCAAAAAAAATAAATGAAAATATTTTTAATTTAGTTGATGCGCTAGGAAATAAAAATAAAATATTAGCTTTAAAATTGATTAATGATCAATTAAAAACAAATAATTCAGTGTATTATTTATTAGCGATGATTATTAGACAGTTTAGAATTTTATTACAGATTAAGGATTTATCTTTAAAAAATGAATCCGCCAACTGGCGGACGCAACTTAAATTACATCCTTTTGTTATTCAAAAAGCGTCTATTCAAGCGAATAAATATTCTTTTGATCAATTAAAAAATATTTATCAGCAATTATTAGAAATAGATATACAATTAAAAACGAGTCAAATCAATTCAAAAATTTTACTCAATTTGTTTATTCAAAATCTTTAA
- the rsmA gene encoding ribosomal RNA small subunit methyltransferase A produces MENVKLLCEKYGLHPQRQAGQNFLIDKNILNKIIQVAELKKDDVILEIGAGFGVLTRELAGRVKKVIAVELDKRLVVALKEELKNFKNIVLINKDILKIQNLELKIINNKYKIVANVPYNITSAILRKFLSEELIRPSEMILLIQKEVAERIIAKPGQMSLLSISVQFYSQPKIISVVSKNSFWPAPKVNSAIIKLNLNKQFNIEIEKDFFDLVRAGFSSRRKQLKNNLKKIKIRSKKTMEKIFEELNFNPMIRAQELSVKDWVELYKKIHYTLKAKS; encoded by the coding sequence ATGGAAAATGTTAAATTGCTTTGTGAAAAATATGGGCTTCATCCGCAACGACAAGCTGGACAAAATTTTTTAATTGACAAGAATATTTTAAATAAAATTATTCAAGTGGCTGAATTAAAAAAAGACGATGTAATTTTGGAAATTGGCGCTGGTTTTGGAGTGCTTACTCGAGAATTAGCTGGACGAGTTAAAAAAGTCATTGCTGTGGAATTAGATAAAAGATTGGTTGTAGCTTTAAAAGAAGAATTAAAAAATTTTAAAAATATAGTCCTTATTAATAAAGACATTTTAAAAATTCAAAATTTAGAATTAAAAATTATAAATAATAAATATAAAATTGTGGCAAATGTTCCTTATAATATTACTTCTGCGATTTTGCGAAAATTTTTAAGCGAAGAATTAATAAGACCCAGTGAAATGATTTTATTAATTCAAAAAGAAGTAGCTGAAAGAATTATTGCTAAACCGGGACAAATGAGTTTATTGTCAATTTCTGTTCAATTTTACAGTCAGCCTAAAATCATTAGCGTTGTTTCTAAAAATAGTTTTTGGCCTGCGCCAAAGGTAAATTCGGCGATAATAAAATTAAATCTTAATAAACAATTTAATATAGAAATAGAAAAAGATTTTTTTGATTTAGTTCGAGCTGGATTTTCTAGTCGCAGAAAACAATTAAAAAATAATTTAAAAAAAATAAAAATTCGTAGCAAAAAAACAATGGAAAAAATTTTTGAAGAATTGAATTTTAATCCAATGATTCGTGCTCAAGAACTTTCAGTAAAGGATTGGGTTGAACTTTATAAAAAAATCCACTATACTTTAAAAGCTAAAAGTTAA